Proteins from a genomic interval of Diaphorobacter sp. HDW4A:
- a CDS encoding class II aldolase/adducin family protein, which produces MTTADNSHELHISSMKGKCSDAEWQARIDLAACYRLVNIYGMSDMMANHISSRVPDEDGAFLINAYGMMYEEITASSLIKVSHDGTILSKPDFGPLNYGINKAGYVIHSAVHEARPEVACVIHTHSWASMAVSSLECGLLPITQTAMRFLKIGYHDYQGVVLDTAEQESLVKDLGDGEALIFRNHGALTVGRTVGEAFNWMHRLELACRSQIAAMSCNSPFVKVSDQVLEETWNNYQPGTRRPYGQMEWPALLRKLDRLDPGYRT; this is translated from the coding sequence ATGACAACAGCAGACAACAGCCACGAACTGCACATCTCTTCGATGAAGGGCAAGTGCTCCGACGCCGAATGGCAGGCCCGCATCGATCTTGCGGCCTGCTACCGGCTGGTGAATATCTACGGCATGTCGGACATGATGGCCAACCACATCTCCTCGCGCGTGCCGGATGAAGACGGCGCGTTCCTCATCAACGCCTACGGCATGATGTACGAGGAGATCACCGCATCCAGCCTCATCAAGGTGAGCCACGACGGCACCATCCTCTCCAAGCCCGACTTCGGCCCGCTGAATTACGGCATCAACAAGGCCGGTTATGTGATCCACAGCGCCGTGCACGAGGCCCGGCCCGAGGTGGCCTGCGTGATCCACACGCACAGCTGGGCATCGATGGCGGTGTCCTCGCTCGAATGCGGCCTGCTGCCGATCACGCAGACGGCGATGCGTTTTCTGAAAATCGGCTACCACGACTACCAAGGCGTGGTGCTCGACACGGCCGAGCAGGAATCGCTGGTCAAGGATCTGGGCGATGGCGAGGCGCTCATCTTCCGCAACCACGGCGCGCTGACCGTGGGCCGCACGGTGGGCGAAGCCTTCAACTGGATGCACCGCCTCGAACTCGCCTGCCGCTCGCAGATCGCCGCGATGTCTTGCAACTCGCCGTTCGTGAAGGTCTCGGATCAGGTGCTCGAAGAGACCTGGAACAACTACCAGCCCGGCACACGCCGCCCCTACGGCCAGATGGAATGGCCTGCGCTGCTGCGCAAGCTTGACCGCCTCGATCCGGGCTACCGCACCTGA
- a CDS encoding D-2-hydroxyacid dehydrogenase → MSDDTQAFATPLRVLVSEPLRAAQGERIRACASPAPVLLTVDDVEQRGAQFDIAFVSRDVTGLSTKHETQPETARVYTAMRESQSLRWVHIHSAGADRPIYLELLARGVTLTSSAGTNAEVVAQSAVTGLLMLGRRFPELIAAQQQRQWAPLIDRPPLPADIHGQTATIVGWGGIGQAIARILQVIGLHIQVVRSSAAPIDNGLSSHAFEDIAQVLPTTDWLILACPLSDRTRQLIHRERLALLPAGARLINVSRGDVVDEPALIDALTHARLAGAYLDVFAHEPLAPDSPLWTMPNVIATPHSAGFAAGNAARVVQIFIDNLARYAKNSALVNVVR, encoded by the coding sequence ATGAGTGACGACACCCAAGCCTTCGCAACGCCGCTGCGCGTCCTCGTCTCCGAGCCGCTGCGCGCGGCTCAGGGCGAGCGCATCCGCGCATGTGCATCGCCCGCACCCGTGCTGCTGACGGTAGACGATGTGGAGCAGCGCGGCGCGCAGTTCGACATCGCCTTTGTCTCACGTGACGTGACGGGCCTGTCGACCAAGCACGAGACACAGCCTGAGACCGCGCGCGTCTACACCGCCATGCGGGAGAGCCAAAGCCTGCGCTGGGTCCACATCCACTCCGCAGGTGCGGACCGGCCGATCTACCTCGAGCTGCTGGCGCGCGGCGTGACGCTCACCTCGTCGGCTGGCACCAATGCCGAAGTGGTCGCGCAAAGCGCCGTGACTGGCCTGCTCATGCTGGGGCGGCGCTTTCCTGAACTGATTGCTGCGCAGCAGCAGCGCCAATGGGCCCCACTGATCGACCGACCGCCGCTGCCCGCCGACATCCACGGCCAGACCGCGACCATCGTCGGCTGGGGCGGTATCGGCCAGGCCATCGCACGCATCTTGCAAGTCATCGGCCTTCATATCCAGGTGGTGCGCAGCAGCGCCGCGCCCATCGACAACGGCCTGAGCTCGCACGCGTTCGAAGACATCGCACAAGTGCTGCCCACCACGGACTGGCTGATCCTCGCCTGCCCGCTGTCGGACCGCACGCGCCAACTCATCCACCGCGAACGCCTCGCGTTGCTGCCTGCGGGCGCACGCCTCATCAACGTCTCGCGTGGCGACGTGGTGGACGAGCCCGCGCTGATCGATGCGCTGACCCACGCGCGCCTGGCGGGTGCCTATCTCGATGTATTCGCACACGAGCCGCTCGCCCCGGACTCGCCCCTCTGGACCATGCCCAACGTGATCGCCACGCCGCACAGCGCAGGCTTTGCGGCGGGCAACGCGGCTCGCGTGGTCCAGATATTCATCGACAACCTCGCGCGGTACGCAAAGAACTCCGCACTCGTCAACGTCGTGCGTTGA
- the tcuB gene encoding tricarballylate utilization 4Fe-4S protein TcuB gives MQTLQALTEDAKALAQGHIVPMTAAEDEVARVMQICNACRYCEGFCAVFPAMTRRLEFPKADVNFLANLCHNCGACLHACQYAPPHEFALNVPKAMAEVRGETYTNYAWPPALGKLYKNNGLTLSVALVIGLALFLIIAVALHGGIGALWSRETAGNFYNLFPHNLLVSLFAPVFLFVVFALFMGVRNFWKQIKPVTSGANVSGPAAAEATHDVLRMKYLDGGAGQGCPNEDDAYTLARRRMHHFTFYGFMLCFAATALGTVYHYVFGLAAPYELPSLPKVLGALGGVSLLIGTSGLWHLNRKRDPEHGDLKQKPMDLGFIALLFLVSLTGLALWLFRSTPAMALLLCAHLGAVMGLFLTLPYGKFAHGIFRTASLLRHATEKRQPNPIGLGAD, from the coding sequence ATGCAAACCCTACAAGCCCTGACCGAAGACGCCAAGGCCCTCGCCCAAGGCCACATCGTGCCCATGACCGCCGCCGAAGACGAAGTCGCGCGCGTCATGCAGATCTGCAACGCCTGCCGCTACTGCGAAGGCTTCTGCGCGGTGTTTCCCGCGATGACACGCCGCCTCGAATTCCCGAAGGCCGACGTGAATTTCCTCGCCAACCTGTGCCACAACTGCGGCGCCTGCCTGCATGCCTGCCAGTACGCGCCGCCGCATGAATTCGCGCTCAACGTGCCCAAGGCCATGGCCGAGGTGCGCGGCGAAACCTACACCAATTACGCCTGGCCACCCGCGCTTGGCAAGCTCTACAAGAACAACGGCCTCACGCTGTCAGTCGCGTTGGTGATCGGCCTGGCGCTGTTCCTCATCATCGCCGTGGCGCTGCATGGCGGCATCGGCGCGCTGTGGAGTCGCGAGACCGCCGGCAACTTCTACAACCTGTTCCCGCACAACCTGCTAGTGAGCCTGTTCGCTCCGGTGTTTCTGTTCGTGGTGTTCGCGCTCTTCATGGGCGTGCGCAACTTCTGGAAGCAGATCAAGCCCGTCACCAGCGGCGCCAACGTGAGCGGCCCCGCCGCCGCCGAAGCCACGCACGACGTGCTGCGCATGAAGTATCTGGACGGCGGAGCAGGCCAAGGCTGTCCGAACGAGGACGACGCCTACACGCTAGCGCGCCGCCGCATGCACCACTTCACGTTCTACGGCTTTATGCTGTGCTTCGCGGCCACCGCGCTCGGCACGGTCTACCACTACGTCTTCGGCCTCGCCGCGCCTTACGAGCTGCCCAGCCTGCCCAAGGTCCTCGGCGCACTCGGCGGCGTGAGCCTGCTAATCGGCACCAGTGGCCTGTGGCACCTGAACCGCAAACGGGACCCCGAGCACGGCGACCTCAAGCAAAAGCCCATGGACCTCGGCTTCATCGCGCTGCTGTTTCTCGTCTCGCTCACCGGCCTCGCGCTCTGGCTTTTCCGCAGCACGCCCGCCATGGCCCTGCTGCTGTGCGCCCACCTCGGCGCGGTAATGGGACTGTTCCTCACACTGCCCTACGGCAAGTTCGCTCACGGCATCTTCCGCACCGCATCGCTGCTGCGCCACGCGACGGAAAAGCGCCAGCCGAACCCCATCGGGCTCGGTGCGGACTGA
- a CDS encoding tripartite tricarboxylate transporter substrate binding protein — protein sequence MFNPQHPGVSRRRFQTSLIASALLPLSALSGTAFAQDKWPSKPVKIVVAFTAGGTTDLLARAVAQKLGDKLGQSFIIDNKPGGGGNIGTEFVMRAPADGYTLIVNSVGPISVNQSLYKNMSYDPLVDLVPIVQIADVPNVLVVHPSVPTKTFEEFIAYVKAHPAQLSYGSTGVGTSSHLSSYMLSQRIGSDTLHVPYKGANALNDLLAGRLQFMFATIPSVIQHIKAGKLRALAVSSDKPSRSLPGVPTVAEKGFPGFAAGSWFGFFGPKGTPPQIVAQLNKAVNEALPSLEEQMIREGADPVGGTPEQFGQFTRKEFVKWQKIVKDSGATVE from the coding sequence ATGTTCAACCCACAACACCCCGGCGTTTCGCGCCGTCGCTTCCAGACCAGCCTCATCGCCTCGGCCCTGCTGCCATTGAGCGCATTGAGCGGCACCGCCTTCGCGCAGGACAAATGGCCGTCCAAACCGGTCAAGATCGTTGTCGCATTCACCGCAGGCGGCACCACCGATCTGCTGGCACGCGCGGTAGCGCAGAAGCTCGGAGACAAGCTCGGCCAGTCGTTCATCATCGACAACAAGCCCGGCGGCGGCGGCAACATCGGCACCGAATTCGTGATGCGCGCGCCCGCCGATGGCTACACGCTGATCGTGAACTCCGTAGGCCCGATCTCGGTGAACCAAAGCCTCTACAAGAACATGAGCTACGACCCGCTCGTCGATCTGGTGCCCATCGTGCAGATCGCGGACGTGCCCAATGTGCTGGTGGTGCATCCCTCCGTGCCCACCAAGACCTTCGAAGAATTCATCGCCTATGTAAAGGCCCATCCGGCCCAACTGAGCTACGGCTCCACGGGCGTAGGTACCTCGTCGCATCTGTCGAGCTACATGCTGAGCCAGCGCATCGGCAGCGATACGCTGCATGTGCCCTACAAGGGCGCCAACGCGCTCAACGATCTGCTGGCCGGACGCCTGCAGTTCATGTTCGCGACCATCCCCTCGGTCATCCAGCACATCAAGGCGGGCAAGTTGCGCGCGCTCGCGGTGTCGAGCGACAAACCCTCGCGTTCGCTACCCGGCGTGCCGACCGTCGCGGAAAAAGGCTTTCCCGGATTTGCGGCGGGTTCGTGGTTCGGTTTCTTCGGCCCCAAGGGCACACCGCCGCAGATCGTCGCCCAGCTGAACAAGGCCGTGAACGAGGCCCTACCCTCGCTCGAGGAACAGATGATCCGCGAAGGCGCAGACCCGGTCGGCGGCACGCCCGAGCAGTTCGGCCAGTTCACGCGCAAGGAGTTCGTGAAGTGGCAGAAGATCGTGAAGGACTCGGGCGCGACCGTCGAATGA